From one Pempheris klunzingeri isolate RE-2024b chromosome 5, fPemKlu1.hap1, whole genome shotgun sequence genomic stretch:
- the rassf9 gene encoding ras association domain-containing protein 9 translates to MAPFGKNFLKARLKNRTKDAEPVVGKEIQVTVCNEEKVVCGVTKHTTCADMIQALLDDHKSVPESKRLLHGEPKDFCLVERWKGFERALPPLTRILRLWYAWGDQRPFIQFILVKTSDFVPQPAKKGGKPKGAKPKRWEHRRSQYTQSLPVERQKRMVKKAFRKLEKLHKESKSSPGADEIDRMVQLILNQDHTIQEQIQRMRELDLEMERFELEVQKEAESERSLPQACGQRLEPHSDEQLQEYFYATDGVKQLEVQVQRHQELILQLSQDIDKELRRANFPLSQYEDSEQEGAAAASWIPSETDESFYTAELKRLQDELKHSLYAGVSLHNQAAEIDKQLKYYDATLVSKDQECWLLADHLSSLQIEDSGEEEQSSPVPLKNETQCSVSQTVKLKHSLSPVDVTDTDSDTGISSTHSQDSLSPCLDFPPPLDTDV, encoded by the coding sequence GACAAAAGATGCCGAGCCTGTGGTAGGAAAAGAGATTCAGGTTACTGTTTGCAACGAGGAGAAGGTTGTCTGTGGAGTAACAAAGCACACAACATGTGCAGATATGATTCAGGCATTACTGGATGATCACAAGTCAGTCCCAGAAAGCAAGCGGCTCCTGCATGGGGAACCCAAAGACTTCTGTCTGGTGGAGCGATGGAAAGGTTTTGAGAGAGCCTTGCCTCCACTCACCAGAATTTTGAGACTCTGGTATGCTTGGGGTGACCAGAGGCCCTTCATCCAGTTTATTCTAGTAAAAACCAGCGATTTTGTGCCTCAGCCTGCCAAGAAGGGTGGAAAGCCCAAGGGGGCCAAGCCAAAGCGATGGGAGCACCGTCGTTCTCAATACACCCAGTCTCTGCCGGTCGAGAGGCAAAAGCGCATGGTGAAGAAAGCTTTCCGGAAGCTGGAAAAGCTTCACAAGGAAAGCAAGAGCTCCCCGGGTGCTGACGAGATCGACCGGATGGTGCAGCTTATCCTTAACCAGGACCACACCATCCAAGAGCAGATCCAACGCATGAGGGAGCTGGATTTGGAGATGGAGCGGTTTGAACTGGAAGTGCAGAAAGAAGCAGAGTCTGAGAGGTCACTGCCTCAGGCTTGTGGTCAGCGTTTGGAGCCGCACAGCGACGAGCAGCTGCAGGAATACTTTTACGCCACGGATGGAGTCAAACAGCTTGAGGTGCAGGTTCAGAGGCACCAGGAGCTCATCCTCCAGCTGTCCCAAGATATTGACAAAGAGCTGAGGAGGGCCAACTTCCCTCTGAGCCAATATGAGGACAGTGAAcaggaaggagcagcagctgcttcctGGATCCCTTCGGAGACAGACGAATCCTTCTACACTGCTGAACTCAAGAGGTTGCAGGATGAACTGAAGCACAGCCTCTATGCTGGTGTGTCCCTTCACAACCAAGCCGCAGAAATAGACAAGCAGCTGAAGTACTATGACGCTACGCTGGTCTCCAAGGACCAGGAGTGCTGGCTGCTGGCAGACCACCTGAGCTCATTGCAAATTGAGgacagtggagaggaggagcagtCTAGCCCTGTCCCTCTGAAAAATGAGACTCAGTGCAGCGTCTCACAGACAGTGAAACTCAAACACAGCCTGTCCCCTGTCGACGTTACAGACACAGACTCAGACACTGGGATTAGCTCCACACACAGTCAGGACTCGCTGTCACCATGTCTCGACTTCCCTCCCCCACTGGACACAGACGTTTGA